In the genome of Euleptes europaea isolate rEulEur1 chromosome 7, rEulEur1.hap1, whole genome shotgun sequence, one region contains:
- the LIN9 gene encoding protein lin-9 homolog, producing MHRGRQPLKKRRGSFKMAELDQLPDESSSAKALVSLKEGSLSNTWNEKFTSLQKTPIWKGKNAGAAVEMPFRSSKRSRSFCEEEERQISTRSPKRNQRVAMVPQKFTASMPTPDKKASQKIGLRLRNLLKLPKAHKWCIYEWFYSNIDKPLFEGDNDFCVCLKESFPNLKTRKLTRVEWGKIRRLMGKPRRCSSAFFEEERAALKQKRQKIRLLQQRKVADISQYKDLPEEIPLPLVIGTKVTARLRGAHDGLFTGQIDAVDTLNATYRVTFERAGLGTHTIPDYEVLSNEPHETMPIAAFGQKQRPSRYFMTPPRLHYTPSLQSPITDSDPLLGQSSWKNKISGSDSETLGGFPVEFLIQVTRLSKILMIKKEHIKQLREMNTEAEKLKSYSMPISIEFQRRYATIVLDLEQLNKDLNKVLHKVQQYCYELAPDQGLQPADHPTDLRRRCEEEAQEIVRQSNTSTTGQPCVENENLTDLIARLTAILLQIKCLAEGGDLNSFEFKSLTDSLNDIKNSIDSSNISCFQNNVEIHVAHIQSGLSQMGNLHAFAANNTNRD from the exons GTTCATCAGCAAAAGCCCTGGTGAGCTTGAAAG AGGGAAGCTTATCCAACACATGGAATGAAAAGTTCACTTCTCTGCAGAAAACGCCTATTTGGAAAGGCAAGAATGCAGGAGCTGCAGTAGAAATG CCATTCAGAAGTTCAAAGCGAAGCCGTTccttttgtgaagaagaagaaagacaaaTAAGTACAAGATCACCTAAAAGAAATCAGAGGGTTGCAATGGTTCCACAG AAGTTTACTGCATCGATGCCAACCCCAGACAAAAAAGCATCACAGAAGATTGGTTTGCGGCTGCGTAATTTACTCAAACTTCCAAAAGCTCACAAATGGTGTATATATGAATGGTTCTACTCCAATATAGATAA gcCACTGTTTGAAGGTGATAATGATTTCTGTGTTTGCCTGAAAGAATCGTTTCCCAATCTGAAAACCAGAAAATTAACAAGAGTAGAATGGGGGAAAATCAGACGATTAATGGGGAAACCACGAAG ATGTTCTTCTGCATTCTTTGAAGAGGAAAGAGCTGCATTAAAACAGAAACGGCAGAAAATTAGACTTCTGCAGCAACGGAAGGTGGCAGACATATCCCAGTATAAAGATCTTCCTGAAGAAATCCCACTGCCACTAGTTATAGGAACAAAAGTTACAG cgAGGTTACGTGGGGCCCATGATGGACTCTTCACTGGACAAATAGATGCTGTTGACACTCTTAATGCTACTTACAGAGTAACGTTTGAGAGGGCAGGGCTCGGAACTCACACAATCCCAGATTATGAAGTCCTT AGTAATGAACCTCATGAAACCATGCCAATTGCTGCCTTTGGACAAAAACAGCGGCCTTCTAGATATTTCATGACTCCTCCTCGACTACATTATACaccttcccttcagtcaccaatTACG GACAGCGATCCTTTATTAGGACAGTCTTCTTGGAAAAACAAAATTTCAGGCTCAGATAGCGAGACTTTAGGTGGTTTTCCAGTAGAATTCCTTATCCAAGTG acgAGATTATCAAAAATCCTTATGATTAAAAAGGAACACATCAAGCAGCTCAGGGAAATGAACACAGAGGCAGAAAAACTG AAATCCTATTCTATGCCGATCAGCATTGAATTTCAGCGTAGATATGCAACTATTGTTTTAGATCTTGAACAGCTAAACAAGGATCTAAACAAAGTTTTGCATAAAGTTCAGCAATATTGTTATGAG CTTGCGCCAGATCAAGGCCTCCAGCCTGCAGACCATCCAACAGATTTGAGAAGGAGATGCGAGGAGGAAGCTCAGGAGATTGTGAGGCAGTCAAATACATCAACGACAGGACAGCCTTGTGTGGAAAATGAAAACCTAACAGACCTAATTGCTAGACTTACAGCAATATTGCTGCAGATTAAG TGTCTAGCAGAAGGAGGTGATCTAAATTCCTTTGAGTTTAAGTCATTAACAGATTCATTAAATGACATCAAGAACTCCATAGATTCCTCCAATATCAG TTGTTTTCAGAATAACGTTGAGATCCATGTTGCACATATTCAGAGTGGACTCAGCCAGATGGGAAATTTACATGCCTTTGCTGCAAACAACACCAACAGAGACTGA